One Bacteroidota bacterium genomic region harbors:
- the rsxC gene encoding electron transport complex subunit RsxC yields MVLKTFKLGGVHPPENKISAAKSIEILAIPARVSIPVSQVLGAPSTPIVKKGDMVKVGQLIAKGEAFISANVHSSVSGKVLKIDDVLDSSGYRKSSVVIDVDGDEWMDGIDTSEEIIRDISSLQQADIIEKIKAAGIVGLGGATFPSHVKLMVPKGKVAEVLIINGVECEPYLTADHRLMLEKGEQLLIGIQILMKGLGVDRAIIGIENNKADAIDHLNNLTANYPGVSVQPLKVQYPQGGEKQLIKACINREVPSGKLPIEVGAVVNNVGTAFAVYEAIQKNKPLIERIVTVTGKSLTETANFMVRIGTPISDLIEKVGGLPEDTGKVISGGPMMGKALNSVDAAVVKGTSGILIINNTEAKRSQAVNCIRCGKCTTVCPMGLEPFYLSQVAKMENFDAAEKNRIMDCIECGSCMFICPSYRPLLDYIRLGKSKVGKIMRSRQN; encoded by the coding sequence ATGGTTTTAAAAACATTTAAACTTGGAGGTGTTCATCCACCAGAAAATAAAATTTCAGCTGCTAAGTCAATCGAAATTTTAGCTATACCTGCCAGAGTTTCAATTCCTGTTAGTCAGGTACTTGGAGCTCCTTCAACTCCTATTGTTAAAAAAGGAGATATGGTAAAAGTGGGTCAGTTAATAGCCAAAGGAGAAGCCTTTATTTCTGCCAATGTCCATTCATCTGTTTCTGGTAAAGTTCTGAAAATAGATGATGTTTTGGATAGCAGTGGTTATCGTAAAAGTTCTGTTGTCATTGATGTAGATGGCGATGAATGGATGGATGGCATTGATACATCGGAAGAAATTATTAGGGATATCAGTAGTTTGCAACAGGCTGACATTATTGAAAAAATTAAAGCAGCTGGTATTGTAGGATTAGGAGGCGCAACATTTCCATCCCACGTGAAACTAATGGTTCCAAAAGGTAAAGTGGCTGAGGTTCTTATCATAAATGGAGTTGAGTGCGAACCTTATTTAACGGCTGATCATCGTTTAATGCTCGAGAAAGGCGAGCAATTACTAATTGGAATCCAGATTTTGATGAAAGGTTTGGGGGTAGATAGAGCAATAATTGGTATTGAAAATAATAAAGCAGATGCCATCGATCATTTAAATAATTTGACTGCCAATTACCCAGGTGTTTCAGTTCAACCACTCAAAGTTCAATATCCCCAAGGTGGTGAGAAGCAATTGATCAAAGCCTGTATCAACAGAGAAGTTCCAAGTGGGAAATTGCCAATTGAAGTAGGTGCTGTTGTAAATAATGTAGGAACTGCTTTTGCCGTTTATGAAGCTATTCAAAAAAATAAACCATTAATAGAGCGTATTGTTACTGTAACAGGAAAATCTTTAACTGAAACGGCAAACTTCATGGTTCGTATTGGTACGCCAATTTCAGATCTAATCGAAAAAGTTGGTGGTTTGCCCGAAGACACGGGTAAAGTTATCAGTGGTGGTCCAATGATGGGAAAAGCACTTAACTCTGTTGATGCAGCTGTTGTTAAAGGTACATCTGGAATTCTAATAATAAATAATACTGAGGCAAAACGCAGTCAAGCCGTTAATTGTATTCGTTGCGGGAAATGTACGACTGTTTGCCCCATGGGCTTAGAGCCATTTTATCTTTCTCAAGTAGCCAAAATGGAGAATTTTGACGCTGCCGAAAAAAATAGAATTATGGATTGTATTGAATGTGGTTCATGCATGTTTATTTGCCCTTCATACAGGCCATTACTCGATTATATCCGTTTAGGAAAATCAAAGGTTGGTAAAATAATGAGATC
- a CDS encoding Fe-S cluster domain-containing protein, translating into MILYAVVSLGAIGVIAAIILFFVAQKFKVIEDPRIDEVEEVLPAANCGGCGFAGCRNFAEEIVKAGNMEGFNCPVGGADLMTDVGKVLGLEAELKDPEIAVLRCNGSCENSPQKAQYDGVQSCFVANALFSGEGGCAFGCLGCGDCVEACDFDAMYMDKETGLPVVKENCIACGACVKACPRDILELRKRNKKERRIFVSCVNKEKGGPAKKNCSVACIGCGKCQKVCKFDAITIENNLAYIDPIACKLCRKCAPECPTNAIWEVNFPPKKERPVVEVKTDAATKSADVTTEKVAPQKIEKTENDIAVKESPDLKETNDNKENTES; encoded by the coding sequence CTCTTTAGGCGCAATAGGAGTAATTGCAGCTATTATCCTCTTTTTTGTTGCTCAAAAATTTAAAGTAATTGAAGATCCCCGGATAGACGAAGTTGAAGAAGTGCTTCCTGCTGCAAATTGTGGGGGGTGTGGTTTTGCCGGTTGTCGAAATTTTGCTGAGGAAATAGTTAAGGCTGGCAACATGGAAGGCTTTAACTGTCCGGTTGGTGGAGCTGATCTCATGACAGATGTTGGCAAAGTGTTAGGATTAGAGGCCGAACTCAAAGATCCTGAAATAGCTGTGTTGCGTTGCAATGGCTCTTGCGAGAATTCTCCTCAAAAAGCACAATATGATGGTGTTCAATCTTGTTTTGTGGCGAACGCCTTGTTTTCTGGAGAAGGTGGTTGTGCCTTTGGCTGTCTGGGTTGTGGTGATTGTGTAGAGGCTTGTGATTTTGATGCCATGTATATGGATAAGGAAACAGGTCTTCCAGTTGTGAAAGAAAATTGTATTGCATGTGGAGCTTGTGTGAAAGCTTGCCCAAGAGATATTTTAGAATTAAGAAAGCGCAACAAAAAGGAAAGACGAATTTTTGTATCCTGTGTAAATAAGGAAAAAGGTGGACCAGCCAAAAAGAATTGTTCAGTTGCTTGTATTGGATGTGGCAAATGCCAGAAAGTATGTAAGTTCGATGCAATAACCATTGAGAATAATTTAGCCTATATTGATCCGATAGCCTGCAAGCTTTGTCGGAAATGTGCACCTGAATGTCCTACTAATGCTATTTGGGAAGTTAATTTTCCACCTAAAAAAGAAAGACCTGTTGTTGAAGTAAAAACTGATGCAGCAACTAAATCAGCAGATGTTACTACAGAAAAAGTTGCTCCGCAAAAGATAGAAAAAACAGAAAATGATATTGCCGTTAAAGAATCACCAGATTTGAAGGAAACTAACGATAATAAGGAAAATACTGAATCATAA